In Mastomys coucha isolate ucsf_1 unplaced genomic scaffold, UCSF_Mcou_1 pScaffold5, whole genome shotgun sequence, one genomic interval encodes:
- the LOC116077381 gene encoding vomeronasal type-2 receptor 116-like, whose amino-acid sequence MFSCIFISSLFLIAKFVSTFIHVNISKCFYKITEDFHHEGDVVIGAFFPLHTYYTKNKIPHSYLPYYYKDNYLQYNFKNYQYILALVFAIEEINGNANILPNTSLGFDFYNVRFTEKDALMNACFWLTAQGQKKILPNYNCDQRNLIAAVTGTSWTTSAQIGTLLQLFKFPQLSFGPYDPILNDSGQYSSLYQMASKYTSLSLGIVSLMVHFRWSWVGLILPDDHKGNKILLEFREDMEKKGVCMAFVKMIPVTWNLHFNKFWENMDEAKIIIIYGDIDSLTGLMRNIGQRLLTGKVWVMNTEPHITYYADYFMLDSFHGSLIFTHNYRESFELTKFIQTVNPYKYPEDIYLPKLWHLFFKCSFSDIDCQLMANCHSNASLDVLPSHILDMAISEESYNIYNAVYAVAHSLHQMSLQQVQTQPHENGEAVAFFPWQLNIFLKDINERNKMNLGGRQKLNAEYDILNLWNLPKGLGQKVKIGSFSANAPEGQQLFLSEQTIQWAEGFSEIPQSVCSESCRPGFRKVTLEGKAICCYNCTPCADNEISNETDLDQCVKCPESHYANTEKNHCFQKTVSFLAYEDPLGMTLACIALCLSALTVFVIGVFVKYRDTPIVKANNRGLSYTLLITITFCLLCSLKLIGQPNAASCILQQTIFGVAFTVALATVMATSPPFIDQDFHAEHGHILLFCNKGSSVAFHCVLGYLCFLALGSYTMAFLSRNLPDTFNESKFLSFCMLVFFCVWVTFLPVYHSAKGKVMVAMEVFSILASSAALLGFIFAPKCYIILLRPDKNSFHHIRNKTHSRRNKSLKM is encoded by the exons atgttctcctgtatttttatCTCTTCATTATTTCTGATTGCCAAATTTGTCTCTACCTTTATTCATGTTAATATCAGTAAATGCTTTTACAAAATTACTGAAGATTTTCACCATGAAGGAGATGTGGTGATTGGTGCATTTTTCCCTCTTCATACATActatacaaagaacaaaattcCACATTCATATCTACCATATTATTATAAGGACAATTACCTCCA gtataattttaaaaactaccaATATATTCTGGCTTTGGTATTTGCAATTGAGGAGATCAATGGGAACGCCAATATTTTACCTAACACATCTCTTGGATTTGATTTCTACAATGTCAGATTCACTGAGAAGGATGCTCTTATGAATGCTTGTTTTTGGCTCACAGCTCAAGGACAGAAAAAGATTCTACCAAATTACAATTGTGACCAAAGAAATCTTATTGCTGCCGTCACAGGAACATCATGGACAACATCTGCCCAAATTGGAACATTACTTCAACTGTTTAAATTTCCTCAG CTTTCGTTTGGACCTTATGATCCCATCTTGAATGACAGTGGTCAATATTCTTCGCTCTACCAGATGGCCTCCAAGTACACATCTCTTTCACTTGGCATTGTATCTTTGATGGTTCATTttaggtggtcctgggttggtCTCATCCTTCCAGATGATCACAAAgggaataaaattttattagagttCAGAGAAGATATGGAGAAAAAAGGAGTATGCATGGCTTTTGTGAAAATGATCCCTGTGACAtggaatttgcattttaataaattCTGGGAAAATATGGATGAGGCAAAAATCATAATTATATATGGTGACATTGATTCTCTCACAGGTCTAATGAGAAATATTGGTCAAAGATTGTTAACAGGGAAAGTCTGGGTCATGAACACTGAACCTCATATTACTTACTATGCTGATTATTTTATGCTTGACTCATTCCATGGTAGTTTAATTTTTACACACAATTATAGAGAGAGTTTTGAGCTTACTAAGTTTATTCAAACAGTTAATCCTTATAAATACCCAGAGGACATTTACCTTCCTAAGTTGTGGCATTTGTTCTTCAAGTGCTCATTTTCTGATATTGATTGTCAACTAATGGCTAACTGTCACTCCAATGCTTCTCTGGATGTGTTACCTAGTCATATATTGGACATGGCAATCAGTGAAGAAAGCTATAATATCTACAATGCTGTGTATGCTGTGGCTCACAGTCTGCATCAGATGAGTCTTCAACAAGTACAAACACAACCACATGAAAATGGGGAAGCTGTGGCCTTCTTCCCTTGGCAG CTTAACATTTTCCTGAAGGACATTAATGAGAGAAACAAGATGAATTTAGGTGGGAGACAGAAATTAAATGCAGAATATGACATTCTTAACCTTTGGAATTTACCAAAGGGTCTTGGACAAAAGGTGAAAATAGGATCCTTTTCAGCAAATGCTCCAGAGGGCCAACAGTTGTTCTTATCTGAACAGACGATACAATGGGCAGAAGGATTTTCAGAG atACCTCAGTCTGTGTGCAGTGAGAGTTGTAGGCCTGGATTCAGAAAAGTAACCCTGGAGGGCAAAGCCATCTGCTGCTACAATTGTACTCCTTGTGCAGATAATGAGATTTCTAACGAGACAG ATTTGGATCAGTGTGTGAAGTGTCCAGAGAGTCACTATGCAAATACAGAGAAGAACCACTGTTTCCAGAAAACTGTGAGCTTTCTGGCTTATGAAGACCCCTTGGGGATGACACTGGCCTGTATAGCTCTGTGCTTATCTGCACTCACAGTCTTTGTAATTGGAGTCTTTGTGAAATACAGAGATACTCCCATTGTAAAAGCCAATAATCGAGGTCTCAGTTACACCTTGCTCATCACAATCACATTTTGTTTACTCTGTTCTTTGAAATTAATTGGTCAACCAAATGCAGCTTCCTGCATCCTTCAGCAGACCATATTTGGAGTTGCATTTACTGTGGCTCTAGCTACTGT GATGGCAACATCTCCTCCATTCATTGACCAAGACTTTCATGCTGAACATGGACACATCTTACTTTTCTGTAATAAGGGATCATCTGTTGCCTTCCACTGTGTTCTGGGATATCTCTGCTTTTTGGCACTTGGGAGTTACACCATGGCTTTCTTATCTAGAAATCTGCCTGATACATTCAATGAATCCAAATTCCTGTCATTCTGCATGcttgtgttcttctgtgtctgggttacctttcTTCCTGTCTACCACAGTGCTAAGGGGAAGGTCATGGTGGCTATGGAAGTATTCTCCATCTTAGCTTCCAGTGCAGCCCTCCTTGGCTTCATATTTGCTCCTAAGTGTTACATTATCTTGTTGAGACCAGACAAGAATTCATTTCATCATATCAGGAACAAAACACATTCTAGAaggaataaatctcttaaaatgtag